AGCATTTGCCAGGCCAGCGAATATTCACTTTCAAATAGACGATAGACCACCTCCCCAATCACAAAACCAAACCACATCCAATTCGGAATCCAACACAAAAGCAAAATAGCAAGTGACAGCTCATTTTGACGTTCTTCTTTGCTTTCTGAGAACAGAAACGTCAtataagtttgttttgttttcgatgAGGTATTTTTGAATCTGTCTGATTTGTTTAAAGGAGAACAAACAGAGGGGTGAACAGAACATTTTgggttattttaaaacattggcCTTTGGAGTTTGATCTTTTtggattcaaattaattttaatggacTTTGGACTTtcgaatcaaaatatttaaaatttatattcatgtttttttggatgaatttaaaaacatatataatCATTCATTGAGTGgataaaattaatatcaaacgTCATAGAAGATTTATCTTGCTTATAAAATGTAAAGTGCCGAACTGAAAAACGATTTTGTacacatgttttaaaaaaattaaaactatctttcttttaaatttagagccagtttattaaaaactttttatgataaaaacaaCTATTCTTGCAATTATAATGCACTTTTTTAATTCTCACTCAAAAATCATATTGTCAAGTTATGATTTTGAGATATAACATTTTCAAACTCGAAAAACAACACATAAataagttcttttatttaaaaaaaatcgtgttGGTTTCCTAAATCTATAATatctgtttttaatattcagtttaattatttataatatatcatacaattttcgaaaagtcTTAATTAGTTATGTTAAATTTCGTCTATCtcaaataaatcaacaaaaaaacttcGAGTAATTTGTcccaaaacagtttttaatagaaaaaaaccaaaacggtctgaatacaattttttccttttgtaccgaaaactagtttttgaaaaatatgaaaaacggATGTAGGTAAAATTTAAGGAGATAGTTTCAAAACTAAGTTTGGATTTGCAATCCACCCCAACAATTAAATTCaagacatatttttcaaaaccataaaagcattaaatttttgaagacttcATCAGACAGCGAGTCAAATGAAAcctcataaataatttttcaaaaaaagattcGTTCCATAAAGTTGTATTTCAATTTCAGACAGTTCACATGAcagatctacaaaaaattatttgtttcaatgTCAAAGATTTTCAATCATCACTAATcgacctgtcaaaaaagttccaatgcTGGGTTTCAATGGTGAAAACCAAAGACAACTATATTCACCAagcattaaaacttttttgacaggttggttaCAGCTTtcgttgaacatttttgttgttgcacaCAAATTTCCTGATTGGTATCAAGTATTTTCTGATACTTATCAAGCATTTGAAGTAagagttgatcattgaaagtaaTAGGCTTTTCATACAAAACCCAAAACCAGGTTTTCGACAAAAAGTTTTcgtcgttcacaccgaacatttacacgttttcatttgacatttaaatttgtttaacaccggccgtcaaattttgtattgatgacaaaatttgtgagtaaaaagttttgttcttctcaaattatttttgaaaataaaattaattctaacaaattcaaattgattttaacgtaacactagttcgtctagaaaaagagtttcaactgaagttctagGGACGGATGGAAAAAACAATTCACTTATTCGCaagctaattgtctagaaaatatatcatacaataaacaacaaacaaaattgttataataaaaatgtattttacttaaaacattttctttttcttacacaacaaattaaactaaaaatactgagcttattactattgcttctgttggccaaatgtgccttcagaatcgccatatattcttctagattctgaacgatttcgtgtacaTAGGTCCGTATAGCCAGAGCAGAAAAAGTTAATTCCTTGTTCCAGATTCGTAACAAAATCACACTtatccagagcgatcactgaagttgttatgatgggctgcaatttctccatgactatctctttggcttcttcctttgaggactcgcatggcttgtccaaagcactgcggatcttcttgatgttggcatcgctaTCTATCAAGGGACGTTAGCCCACtaaactatgagcaagtcttcctcgtccttggggtcgtcacaCCAGTAAcgatagtgaattccggttcctcacTTAAGGAAGGAAGAAGGTTTGAAACTtgggaggatcataaaagaaccgctgTTTTATTCTTAACGTTGCAAATTTTACCACAATTTTTctgttgccacgcagctcccccaaagctttcttttttttctgccatattctgtaaataaaaaacaaaaagcaataattcttattttgtaatgaaattgtataattaatattacttaccacgactaaatttattttaaaatgaaatatttgttttgacagcagccatcagctgttttgtttacattaatttgagcgctgaatgtttcaaaaggtttgtttgtttagtttaactTTGAATCGCTACCAGTTTTCGAGTGGTTTCATAAAAAACCtttggtttacgaaaacttgagttttcgatgtaggttttcggcgaaaaccgataatttctcGAAAACTGGGTTTTCGGACTTGTATGAAAAGCATATAAGGTGGCAATTATAGCtggcattggttttcatcattgaaaccaatcaaaatttttgtcaCTAATAATCATCGACATAATTTTAGAACAGatatctgtcattggaattttgtGAAATCGATACACAAAATAGAAGAACGATTCTTTTCacttaagaatataaaaatatcagcTGTTTATTTTCGGcctggaaaatagaaaaatgcattTATACCGAAAAATAACTgagcaattacacttttttccaaaaacaaattctttgggtgatttacgatcgatcagtatataatttgtatttctaattAAAGGAAAACACTGTCAAATATCcaaagctataactggcccctacaACTGTCGCCCATTCGAGCAATAAAAACGTTCAGCTTATGTTTGTTCTGAAATGTGAAATCAACAATCAGCTGTTCATTAGaaacaatttcattattttataaattaaaaatcaactaAACGAAAAATTctggtttaaataaaatattttattagtaCAAAAAGTCTACAACTCATGAACTTCATTTTTTAATACcaaacataaaatttttaatgatgaataCTAATGGCACCTAAATCAGGATACAGTTCCTTGTGCTTCAATATTGCattgaaaatgttcatatatgGATTCgaattgtgttttttgtatattcaaatGTTTGGCTAATTCTGtttcatgttattttttatcaaaaccatccattttctttgtataattataaattattttctataaaagttaTCACTTTTACTCTGTTATAGTTCAATTTTTCTCTTCAGAGCATTCGTAAACCTGGAACGAAATCTAAATTTAAACTCGATTCAATTTTGCAATCCACTCTTTGAATTGCAATCACTCCAATCAAAAATCTTCTGCTGAAAAAAATCAGCAACCTCCCTGATTCTCCACAAGAGTAAAATCCAATACAACTTCTCTTCCGCAATCTCATCTtcaattcattgttttttttttttttactgggtACGTTATGTCTTGCCATGAGCAAcctcaaatgtcacatttgacattagaaacggttaatctgttgtttacttttttgtagctGTTCTGTGCCTAGTAAAGATAACtttgaattaatgaatttaGACACTCGTTGACAATTTtaacgaaatgaaattttaatttcaaaaagactgtGGAAAATGGACGCTCGCCACAACATAAAACAtgcaaacgtcaaatttgatgacaggattttgatccgctcgaaaaatccaaactgggttgaccggatcatggactggatgttggattgttggtctCTGTTGGATTATCTGATCCGATAGTCCTGTCATCGGAAATGTTCAATGGAGACCCTAAGTAAATTccgaaaaaatagaattttctctAGATTACAGAAacggctttttaaaaaaatatcggtCACTGCTTCAAATATAtgctaaagatttttttttttaaattataaaaactctTACGTTCTTCCAAagagaatttattttcaaaaatgtattaaaaatttgaagtcaatcaattcaaaattgtctAAGTTATAAGAATGTAGATTTACATGTTAGAGGGAGACAGATATATACATATGTCAAAACCTGAAAATGGGAGAAAATACACCGTCAGCTATAACTtcctttcaaatcaaatggggtggcgcaacagtccgttgtgaacctgggcctagtgacttacaactctcaaccattcctgtgtgcgagtactgttgtcaggaatggaagggacctacaattttatgccgaatccgaacggctagtttttgagaaagcactttttcatgacaagaattactcttgaaggatttgtcaattcctcgcaagaggcagtacccgcgaaaattataacttcctataaaatactaTAATTTGTTGACAGTACAGAGTTACAGCAAACCTTAACAAAAGTGTAATGAAATAAATCTAACAGAagctatataaatattttcacacCGCTAAATAAGAATAAAGTGGCCTTGAGTTTGGTACACAGTGCTTTTTCACAGTCTCAAAAAAGATAGAATgtatttaatattctttttatagtAAAAAAGCATTCAATTTCGAAAAAGTATCTGACATATTGCAGTTTATTAAatgattaataaattaaaaggaattttatatgacatttttgtattatattaacaaaatttaaaagtaaagtaGAAATGTAAAGCACACGTTACATTTGCAAAATTCTGGTAGCACTGATGCAGATAAAGATGCTATAATAAAGATTCATGTGTTTGTATTTACTATAATTTTTACTTCTGCATTATAGGAATTTTCCATAAAGCAGAATGAAATCTTCATTGTGGTCTTTTCTTTTAACCTCACAGACATACATTTTATGTGAATCATCCTTCTGCTTCAAATAGGTACACAATGTAATTCAGCCATAAACTTGAATTCAAAAACTCCGTACTATAGGTTTTCCCCGCATATTACTTTAAGAGTCTTAgaatacctttaaaaaaacaacaatggtTCGAAGATTCTATGGTGGCCTGATTATTTTATTAAGTACGTTATTCAATGTAAACTCTATAACTCCAGTCTATCCaagttattaaaatacatttctctaacttaaaaacatcaaaccaaaattgagaaaaatgcataaaatctgTATtggaatcgatagtacggtccatataatttaatttttaaagattatttcatgcaaatgttcaccttgactgcgcctcaaatggtccatccgcttagtccaatttttggATACTCTTTCCAACACTTTGGCAggtatctcaaaaataaatgcttcaatattgtCTGCCAATGCGTCATTTGAAGCGGGCTTGACTGTATACACATGAGCTTTAAAACatccccacaaaaaatagtctagagGCGTTAAATAGCACAATCTAGGAGGCTAATTGACCGGtgccgaacgtgaaataaaatgttcaacgaACTCACCTCTCAACAAGTCCATTGTTGCGAGTGCTGTGtgcgtcttgttgaaaccacatgtcatgcaggTTAAGGTCTTGCATTTAGAGCAAAAAatagttggatatcatctcacggtggCACTCACCAtacacagttacgttacgattcgcatcatctttgaagaagtacggtccaatgatgccaccagcccataaaccgcaccaagcTGTAAATTTCTGGAtgtattggtagctcttgcaatgcttctggctgatattcattCCAAAATCGAcagttctgcttatttacgagcagtacccattgagacaaaaatgagcttcggcgctgaacacaatttttcggtcaagaagcgcgcgatgaactttcttatcAGAGCTAgcattttggtaaaaaaaaattcaataatttgcaattgTTGTTCGTTTGGAgcacgattcatggttaaattatcgcccaaactgaagatgtttggcAGTGGAACAAACAAACCCGAAACGtgagtcagctgtttaaaccagagttaccaaaaagataatagttaaaaaataaagatcacCCTTTATTATGCAGTGTTCAAACAGTGCCATGGTGACAGCACTGAACTTTGCGTTCTTTTTATTCTTATCTGGAATCCATTGTCAAATGAACCTTCAATATATAAACTGACAGATCTTTTGCCAGTTACAGTGAATATATTTCcctccaaaattaaaaaacatgaataaACTAAAATTCAGTTTAATTGTTGCAATTTGTGAAAATTCCGGTATCGGAATCAAAGGTGACTTACCATGGCATCTCAagtaaagaataaaacaaattgatttgaattaaaagaaataacttaaatatcttgacCTTGACAGAAatgaattgaaacatttttcacGCACAACAAAAAAGGTCACTGATAGCAACAAAAAGAATGTCGTCATTATGGGTCGGAAAACGTACTTCGGAGTTCCCGAGAGTAAGAGACCTCTGCCGAATCGAATAAACATCGTCCTGACTCGTAATCCAGTGCCTGCAGACTACCCGGACGATGTGATCCTGTGTTCAAGTCTAGAAAACGCTATGAAGATgcttgaagaaaaagaagaacttaAGTCAATCATAGAAAAAGTCTGGATCGTTGGTGGGAGTGAAGCATACAAAGAAGCAATGGCTTCTCCTCGATGCGATCGATTGTATTTAACTGAAGTAAAAGCTAAATTTGAATGTGACACCTTCTTTCCGGAGATTCCAAGTGATTTTGAAGAGATTCCTTTGGATGATGATATTGCCAGTGGTATCCAGGAAGAGAATGGAGTCCAATACGTGTACAAGATCCTCCAAAAGAGGCATAATAATACTTTAAATGGCGGCGATAAAAACTAGAACTTTAATActaaaaacttttctatttttctaaatggcgggttttctttttaacatcATCATTTTCTTTGATTAGTTCCGAGCCCTTCTGAGGTAAGTTCTGTGGCATTCTCATCGAGTCCTTTGGCGGCTATCATGAGTTCGTAGAGTTGTACTGTTTGTTGGTCACTTAATTTCTCCACTGCATCAACGTCGAGGATATCGCCAAGTTTTCCTTTAGGTTTCCCCCTAAGGCCGAGTTGTTCACTCAGTGTCACTGCATACTTCTAAAAATGAACAGAAAAATTAAGCCTAGTCAACATTTGAAGTGGTTGAAACTTACTGCCCATTCAGTCATAAAGATGTTGGCTTCGGAGGGATTGCATTTAAGGTGTCGACGGAACTCATCTCGTGCATAGTTGTTACCTAATTCCTTAAGTTCTTCAGGAAGTCCTGCAAGACCAAGATGTTTTGATTATGGAGCCATCGATTGTGTTGGAAATTAGAAAATGTCACCTCTGTGAAGTCGCAGGACTGTTTTGTACAAGATACGCACTCTTTGGGGATGTGACAAGTGAGCAACTAttattttagacattttttaaatatagtttaaggttttgtaaataaattaagagGTTTTGCGAGGAGAAATTGAGATCCTTGAATCTGCGAGTTGTGATGAAATCCAGAAACCagagcaaaataatttttatttttcttttacccctcttttttgacagatgaaaTGCCGATGACATAAGTCGTAGGTTTGTTCGTTTAACTTGCGCTTAAGAAAACAGTCTGTGCAACAAGAAAAGTAGTAAATTCTGTTAATTATTTACTTTAGGATTGgagatctttaattttattttatttttaattggcaTATtgtagtcatattttaaactgGAGTCCTGTGTCACATAGGTTGGACACAGCTGCTAGTTAGAAACAAGTTTAACGCATATTCTactccaattttgaaaaatttcacttaaacctaCACAAAATGGCTTGCAAAATAAAATGCGTTAGCTGGAGagccaaaatctttgaaaccctttaaactattttgtttgctgttagttgagaaattttatGAAGTCGGACTGGtggttttaagacttggaaGCACTCAGATATTAGCaaacatttcattgaatttcgatcTATAAACTTAAgaaggtcaatcataaacttgacTGTTTTTTTCTCGAATCGATACCTTTCATAAAAATCGTCTTCATCTATTCCAAAAGGGTCCGATGGGCTTAAGTAgggcttttgttttttcttagttggtagcattccaacatctagcaaaatattgatacataagtcttttgacattttaatttttgattttaaattttcaaataaaaatgtctagaaacttaatttactcaatcgtctgtttatttttgacgtttaatagatctagaaacagcttaaacataggttccgtcgtgtttatttttagactccagaTTATCGTTTCAAAATGCGTTTAAATGGTCTttgaataacataaactgaagCGTAATTTAGCAAGGAACTATGGATATGACGAATTGTCTTACTTGTGTAGCatagttgttaaaaataagcaaaaaaacatctaaagattttggttttcaactaaatCATTTATTATGTTTAAGTAACGCAATTAATCAACCCAAGCAAATGCGCCATTTGTATTACTTTCTCCTTTTGAAATCGAATTGATTTCAGAATTGCTTATTGAATTTATAttctttgaaaacatatttccagcaattattttattttgatcagGCTGTTCTTTTATTACTTCTTTCTTGATTTCCCTTGTGCCATGATGATACATATCAAGATATGTTTCCCAGTAGGCAAGTTTATCCTCTGCAGCCCTTAGTCCTGCGATGCTCTTGTCATGCCCTGGATTTACACCAATCGCTTCTAAGTTTGCCAATTCCTTAAGATCAGGTTGGATTGGAGTCAATGCTGAAATAGCCCGTGAGAGTCCAATTTGACGATGTCTTATTCTGTGTTCCATGACATCGGCTCCGAGAAGTTCTTCATTTGGATCCATTCGAATGGGAACAATTTTATTCACAACAAATAGCAATAAAGCAGTCGAACACACACCCCAGCAGGTCAGGCAGAATGCCGATAGGGTTTGAATTCCAAGTAAATACCAACCACCGCCTTTAAACAAACCCGATCTTCCATTGGTCGTGTCCAATGGTACTGGATTGTCGGCAAATAGTCCAACAGCAATAACACCCCAAATGCCACAAACTCCATGGACAGAACTCGCTCCAACTGGATCATCTACACCTAATCGGTCAAATAGAGGCATTGTAACACAACAGAGAATTGCTCCTAAGCTACCAATAACGAATGCTTCCCAAGCGCGGTAGAGGAAACAACCTGCCGTGATGGATACCAACGATGCCAAAATTCCATTTATCAAATCCATAATGTCCAATCGGCCATCGTGCCGCCAGAAAGAATATGAGCAGCTGGTGACACCTCCTCCAAAAGATCCCATCATTGTCATGACAGCTGCTCTTGCTGAATACTGCCATTTTGACCCACTTACTCCATAGGTGCTTCCAGAATTGAAAGCCAACCATCCCCACCAGAGTACGAAAAGTCCCAAACAAGCATTGACTGGGTTGCCAAGAGGTAATGGATCGTATCCATCTGCATAACGTCCCAACCTTGGTCCAAGCATTGCTGCTGAAGCAAACGCCGATGCGCCacctttaaattattcaaatacaatttgacagctcaatgattttttaaagaactaacCAATTAAATGAACTGGCCCACTTCCAGCTATGTCCACAGCtcctaaaatattcaaaaatccatgttcaccCCAAATCCATCCAGCTGGTATACAATATACTGCTGTATCAAGCAATGAAAACAGACAATATGCCTTGAAATTAGTCCTTTTGAAGAAAAAGTCTCCAATTAGTCAGGATGTGATTATCGTTcaaaatttgtctaaaaataCCTTTCTGCCATAGCACCGCTTACAATAGTTGTTGCTGTTGTAGCAAATGACAGCTGAAATAGAAATGAAGCAAATATTTGACCCATCAGAGGATCTCCAACAACTGGATCCAATAGAAAATCTCCAATTGCTATGAATGGAGTGGAGAGAGGTCCTCTTCCAAATGACATTCCATAACCGAAAATCCAATATGTGAATCCACCAAGAACtatgtcaattatatttttcatcatAATGTTGACTTCGTTTTTTATGGACACGCAACCAGATTCAAGCATTCCAAAgcctataaattttaaaaatagtgtaATGGAGGATTAAGCGTTGTTTGACTACTTTTAAGATTTGTTCAgacaagtgacacttttgtgtagacttaattaaaaaaaaaaacgcttttattttagaaaacaatttgtatttcttgGAGAGTTCCATTTGGAAAAacggattttgttttaaattttttgacaaaatggtTCAAATATTTGTGGAAATAAATGACAGCTGACAGCTTATGTGAATCTACACGTTTCATGTTTAGAATCTTTTTGACTTACCCGTTTGCATCGTGAAAATTATGAATGACGAAGTCAGCACCCAATTGGTGTCCTCGACGCTTAAATCATAAACTCCTGGGATAACATAACTGCCATTATGAACAGCACTTCTTGACGGAAGCTCGGATACGGGAGTTGAATTTGTGTTACTTGGCATTTTtatacattaatatttttttgataactttcaaaattattccatAGATACAAAACGTTTTAACCAAACTTTAGTCTTAATGTCCACAACAATCTTGTCCTGTGTCTGGagtaaaactaaaacaaatcgAATTTACTTACAGACATTTCTTTGTAATTGAAGCCAATTGATTCCAGTCCAATTATCTATTTTAGGTAAACGCTTTAGTTTTTCAGTCGATTTTGACCTTGAGAACAATTATCcttaattgtaataaaattagGTAATGTTTGTTTATGCAGGCTTTAAGGTAACTTCGAAATAAAGGATTTAAAACTTAAGCTTTGGTGTTCTAATTCTAAGAGACAaaattacttaagtcaagaaatGGATAAATGGATAATTGATAGCTTATGCGAGTATCATTTTTAACCTTGAATTAGTTTTGCGTTTTTGGTATGTAATTGGAATACAAACTGATTTAGTTTTCTGTATAAATAGAATCAAATTTAGTAAATCTTTCCTCAGTTTGGTTAAAATTCGTGGCTGGTAAGCTTTTGGGTGGCGTTCACATCAGCAGTCAATTTTGACGTTTGATCGTTTcatgtttctttgttttattggaaacttcattttaaaatttagatttaaatagaaaaatggtatttaaataGACGGCGAAACAAGATAAGATTCCTTGTGGTGAAACTTCTGCCTTCAGCATTCTTTCAATCGAATTAAATgacgtttaaaaacaaatcacattCGATCCGACTGACAGATGAAAtcctttgaaataattattaacttacattacttattattttatttaattctcttATAAATCTATAACTTTAATCTGAGGAATTAAATGCTACATTATCGCTTCCCAGTGTTGCCACTTCTGTGTTTTTGGCCTTAAAAACTCCTCCTACATCACTACTAACGATATGTTCCGATCTGTCTGAACTGTTGCCATTTAAACAGTTCAGTCTTTTGGAGAGGTGATTGCCGGCAATAGTCGTCTTTGGTATGGGGTACATTTGAGTATCTTCGATTGCAGAACTTTGCCTTCGATCCATATAAATTTGCCATTGATTAAGTTTATCCTCAGTAGCTCGGAGTTCATGAAGATTGGTACTATTGAGACCACCATCACTGATGGGTACAATTCCGACAATCTTTTCAATATCCATTCTGAACTGAGCCAATTCTCGAGCAAGACGAATTTGGGAGTTTTGAATTCTGTGATCAGCATAATCAGCGCCCTCTAGCTCTTCATCGTGATCCATTCTtattggaataattttatttacaacatAGAGCAATAGGAATGTCGAACAAATTCCCCAACATGCAAGACAAAGTGCTGTAATTGCTTGGATGCCAAGAAGATCAAAACCTCCACCTTTAAATAATCCCAACCGGCCTTTGGTGGTTCCCAAAGGAGTTGGATCACCAGCAAACAGTCCAACTGCTAACACACCCCAAATTCCACATACTCCATGAACTGCACTCGCCCCAACAGGGTCATCAACATGAAATCTGTCAAACAATGGCATAACCAGGCAACACAATAGTGCTCCCAAACTTCCAATGAGAATTGCTTCCCATGCACGGTACAGGAAGCATCCAGCTGTGATCGAAACGAGAGCACCCAAAATTCCATTGACAAGATCAATTACATCGATACGTCCACTATGACGAAACATGGAGTATCCAACGCTGGCTATTCCACCTCCAAAAGATCCCAACATTGTAACGACGGCAGCTCTCGAAGCATATTGCCACTTTTCACCACTCACTCCATACGTGCTGCCCGAGTTGAAGACTAACCAGCCCCACCAAAGAAGAAAAAGGCCCAATATTGTGTTGACAGGGCTTCCTAGAGGCAAAGGGTCGGTTCCTTTGGCATATCGTCCCAAACGAGGTCCAAGCATTACTGCTGCAGCAAAAGCTGATGCTCCACCTGGTGgcgaaatacaaacaaaaatagataaacTGACACAAATCAAACCAATGACGATGTACTCACCAATTAAATGAACAGGCCCACTTCCAGCAATGTCAACAACTCCTAAATTATTTAGGAATCCATGTTCACC
This window of the Eupeodes corollae chromosome 3, idEupCoro1.1, whole genome shotgun sequence genome carries:
- the LOC129951232 gene encoding dihydrofolate reductase; the protein is MNKLKFSLIVAICENSGIGIKGDLPWHLKNELKHFSRTTKKVTDSNKKNVVIMGRKTYFGVPESKRPLPNRINIVLTRNPVPADYPDDVILCSSLENAMKMLEEKEELKSIIEKVWIVGGSEAYKEAMASPRCDRLYLTEVKAKFECDTFFPEIPSDFEEIPLDDDIASGIQEENGVQYVYKILQKRHNNTLNGGDKN
- the LOC129951235 gene encoding succinate dehydrogenase assembly factor 3, mitochondrial produces the protein MSKIIVAHLSHPQRVRILYKTVLRLHRGLPEELKELGNNYARDEFRRHLKCNPSEANIFMTEWAKYAVTLSEQLGLRGKPKGKLGDILDVDAVEKLSDQQTVQLYELMIAAKGLDENATELTSEGLGTNQRK
- the LOC129951501 gene encoding putative ammonium transporter 3 yields the protein MPSNTNSTPVSELPSRSAVHNGSYVIPGVYDLSVEDTNWVLTSSFIIFTMQTGFGMLESGCVSIKNEVNIMMKNIIDIVLGGFTYWIFGYGMSFGRGPLSTPFIAIGDFLLDPVVGDPLMGQIFASFLFQLSFATTATTIVSGAMAERTNFKAYCLFSLLDTAVYCIPAGWIWGEHGFLNILGAVDIAGSGPVHLIGGASAFASAAMLGPRLGRYADGYDPLPLGNPVNACLGLFVLWWGWLAFNSGSTYGVSGSKWQYSARAAVMTMMGSFGGGVTSCSYSFWRHDGRLDIMDLINGILASLVSITAGCFLYRAWEAFVIGSLGAILCCVTMPLFDRLGVDDPVGASSVHGVCGIWGVIAVGLFADNPVPLDTTNGRSGLFKGGGWYLLGIQTLSAFCLTCWGVCSTALLLFVVNKIVPIRMDPNEELLGADVMEHRIRHRQIGLSRAISALTPIQPDLKELANLEAIGVNPGHDKSIAGLRAAEDKLAYWETYLDMYHHGTREIKKEVIKEQPDQNKIIAGNMFSKNINSISNSEINSISKGESNTNGAFAWVD
- the LOC129951500 gene encoding putative ammonium transporter 3; this translates as MTTENNVTAARTDSILQNSSSYVIPGVYDISVDDATWVLSSSFIIFTMQTGFGMLESGCVSVKNEANIMMKNIVDIVLGGFTYWLVGYGISFGRGTLSNPFIAIGDFLTDPPMGDPLMGQILTAFLFQLSFATTATTIVSGAMAERTNFKAYCLYSLLNPIIYCVSAGWVWGEHGFLNNLGVVDIAGSGPVHLIGGASAFAAAVMLGPRLGRYAKGTDPLPLGSPVNTILGLFLLWWGWLVFNSGSTYGVSGEKWQYASRAAVVTMLGSFGGGIASVGYSMFRHSGRIDVIDLVNGILGALVSITAGCFLYRAWEAILIGSLGALLCCLVMPLFDRFHVDDPVGASAVHGVCGIWGVLAVGLFAGDPTPLGTTKGRLGLFKGGGFDLLGIQAITALCLACWGICSTFLLLYVVNKIIPIRMDHDEELEGADYADHRIQNSQIRLARELAQFRMDIEKIVGIVPISDGGLNSTNLHELRATEDKLNQWQIYMDRRQSSAIEDTQMYPIPKTTIAGNHLSKRLNCLNGNSSDRSEHIVSSDVGGVFKAKNTEVATLGSDNVAFNSSD